The Apus apus isolate bApuApu2 chromosome 21, bApuApu2.pri.cur, whole genome shotgun sequence genome has a segment encoding these proteins:
- the LOC127393317 gene encoding platelet-activating factor receptor-like: MNSSVPGLLPAGQPGECEPSHPVQFMLVPAVYCLVLCVGLPGNLVALLVFLQSGKVRKAIRIYLINLTLADILFNLTLPLWIPYYLAGGDWLLSEAACRLAGATYYLATYSAVTFMALISFNRFCAVRRARRALPLTGRRGAALACALAWLLGLGCAAPTLATQQTFPARAGATACFEQHGLGRQQAYAYAMVGFFAAAFLVVLGTYVSIARALSAPAALSPGSHRQQARAMVLGMLLVFVVCVAPYHLTLAPWVGSQPPEPLCGPPTTLDVLHALSVALLSLNSCLDPLVYCFSIRRFRADLGQTLRKISCCLLLSPQAPSRPVPSVRASSFAS; encoded by the coding sequence ATGAACAGCtcagtgccagggctgctgccagcgGGACAGCCCGGCGAGTGCGAACCCAGTCACCCGGTGCAGTTCATGCTGGTGCCCGCTGTCTACTGCCTGGTGCTGTGTGTGGGGCTGCCGGGCAACCTGGTGGCCTTACTGGTCTTCCTGCAGAGCGGCAAGGTGAGGAAGGCCATCCGCATCTACCTCATCAACCTCACGCTGGCCGACATCCTCTTCAACCTCACCCTGCCCCTCTGGATCCCCTACTACCTGGCCGGGGGGGACTGGCTGCTCTCGGAGGCCGCTTGCCGCCTGGCCGGGGCCACCTACTACCTGGCGACCTACAGCGCCGTCACCTTCATGGCGCTCATCAGCTTCAACCGGTTCTGCGCGGtgcggcgggcgcggcgggcgcTGCCGCTGACGGGGCGCCGGGGCGCCGCGCTGGCCTGTGCCCTGGCCTggttgctggggctgggctgcgcCGCGCCCACCCTGGCCACCCAGCAAACCTTCCCTGCCCGCGCCGGGGCCACCGCCTGCTTCGAGCAGCACggcctgggcaggcagcaggccTACGCCTACGCCATGGTGGGCTTCTTCGCCGCCGCCTTCCTGGTGGTGCTGGGCACCTACGTCTCCATCGCACGGGCGCTCTCGGCGCCTGCCGCCCTCTCGCCGGGCTCCCACCGGCAGCAGGCGCGCGCCATGGTCCTAGGGATGCTGCTGGTCTTCGTGGTCTGTGTGGCTCCCTACCACCTCACGCTGGCCCCCTGGGTGGGCAGCCAGCCCCCTGAGCCACTCTGCGGGCCCCCCACCACCCTGGATGTGCTGCACGCGCTGAGCGTGGCCCTGCTCAGCCTCAACAGCTGCCTCGACCCCCTTGTCTACTGCTTCTCCATCCGGCGCTTCCGCGCTGACCTGGGACAGACCCTGCGCAAgatcagctgctgcctcctgctctcccccCAGGCACCCTCCAGGCCCGTGCCCAGCGTCCGTGCATCCTCCTTTGCCTCCTAG
- the TMEM35B gene encoding transmembrane protein 35B isoform X1 has product MAAAFTALRVLLGLFFLLTGAVKVSDRLSADLHRHMKSEFVRFAEVFPLKDFGFVPEPGQYLEVVGWVEVVAGLLLAFGPQLLQEISNFILSVIMIGAIYTLLVLQEPLAMCAPATLCLGLLLLLNIRGHPAPPKPKFE; this is encoded by the exons ATGGCGGCGGCGTTCACCGCCCTCCGCGTTCTGCTCGGGCTGTTCTTCTTGCTGACCGGAGCCGTGAAGGTCTCGGACCGGCTCTCGGCCGATCTGCACCGGCACATG AAATCGGAATTTGTGCGGTTTGCCGAGGTCTTTCCCCTGAAGGACTTTGGGTTTGTGCCAGAGCCGGGCCAGTACCTGGAGGTGGTGGGCTGGGTGGAGGTggtggctgggctgctgctggcgTTTggcccccagctcctgcaggagatCAGCAACTTCATCCTCAGTGTCATCATGATCG GTGCCATCTACacgctgctggtgctgcaggagccccTGGCCATGTGCGCCCCTGCCACCCTCTGCCTCggcctcctcctgctgctcaaCATCCGTGGGCACCCGGCCCCCCCCAAGCCCAAGTTCGAGTGA
- the TMEM35B gene encoding transmembrane protein 35B isoform X2 has product MAAAFTALRVLLGLFFLLTGAVKKSEFVRFAEVFPLKDFGFVPEPGQYLEVVGWVEVVAGLLLAFGPQLLQEISNFILSVIMIGAIYTLLVLQEPLAMCAPATLCLGLLLLLNIRGHPAPPKPKFE; this is encoded by the exons ATGGCGGCGGCGTTCACCGCCCTCCGCGTTCTGCTCGGGCTGTTCTTCTTGCTGACCGGAGCCGTGAAG AAATCGGAATTTGTGCGGTTTGCCGAGGTCTTTCCCCTGAAGGACTTTGGGTTTGTGCCAGAGCCGGGCCAGTACCTGGAGGTGGTGGGCTGGGTGGAGGTggtggctgggctgctgctggcgTTTggcccccagctcctgcaggagatCAGCAACTTCATCCTCAGTGTCATCATGATCG GTGCCATCTACacgctgctggtgctgcaggagccccTGGCCATGTGCGCCCCTGCCACCCTCTGCCTCggcctcctcctgctgctcaaCATCCGTGGGCACCCGGCCCCCCCCAAGCCCAAGTTCGAGTGA